In one window of Syngnathus typhle isolate RoL2023-S1 ecotype Sweden linkage group LG7, RoL_Styp_1.0, whole genome shotgun sequence DNA:
- the olfml1 gene encoding olfactomedin-like protein 3A isoform X1, translating into MSEKEFLVFFFLFLCLSVSTVKSQGSTQDAFLLQYLERRLVQIEERLNQCEQNTVSITQKTYDVSSEMRAHLSTLNVMRSEVRSQLDSISARVERVERELEYLENKMPAQSDIEMEEALLEQQIKAAELDQIKRKAKIKVENDCNVALSQIKSLKMVKKMGDNAGSWFKDPSDGSAKVYLLSGIRNDTLLEYTSLQSFSEKVAVPPGKVVKLPSSWQGTGHIVYNGFLYYHKADTPNQILKVDLSNGTVVDSTILPNAGRLPVYSLNTNTYLDMAVDELGLWVIHADPEYDGNLVITKLDKGNLAAEYIWDTQCKSHDAEGAFIICGTLYVVYNTHYGGRSTVQCLYDIHDTIHSAESPVVFFPKRYTSHSSIHYHPGDKQLYAWDDGYQTIYQVETHPSDQITAE; encoded by the exons ATGTCAGAGAAAGaatttttggtcttttttttcctatttcttTGTCTAAGTGTGAGTACAGTCAAGAGCCAGGGTTCTACCCAAGATGCCTTTTTACTCCAGTACCTGGAGAGGAGATTGGTTCAGATAGAG GAGCGGCTGAATCAATGTGAGCAAAACACAGTGAGCATAACTCAGAAGACCTACGATGTCTCTTCAGAAATGCGAGCTCATCTGTCCACCTTGAATGTTATGAG ATCAGAGGTGAGGAGCCAGCTGGACAGCATCTCTGCACGTGTAGAGCGAGTGGAGAGAGAACTGGAATATCTCGAAAACAAAATGCCCGCACAATCGGATATCGAGATGGAGGAGGCGCTGCTTGAACAACAGATAAAAGCAGCAGAACTCGACCAGATAAAGAGGAAAGCTAAAATCAAAGTGGAAAATG ATTGCAATGTAGCCTTGAGTCAAATCAAGTCTctcaaaatggtgaaaaagatGGGAGATAACGCAGGCTCCTGGTTCAAGGACCCTTCTGATGGCTCAGCCAAG GTCTACCTGCTGAGTGGAATCCGGAACGACACACTGCTGGAGTACACATCGCTACAAAGCTTCTCAGAGAAAGTTGCGGTACCCCCGGGAAAAGTGGTCAAGTTGCCTTCTTCGTGGCAGGGAACAGGCCACATAGTCTACAATGGATTCCTCTACTACCACAAAGCAGACACGCCCAACCAGATACTAAAA GTTGACTTGTCCAATGGCACAGTGGTGGACAGCACCATTCTCCCAAATGCTGGTCGTCTCCCAGTGTACAGCTTGAATACCAACACTTACTTGGACATGGCTGTGGATGAACTAGGTCTTTGGGTCATTCATGCTGACCCGGAATACGATGGAAACTTGGTTATAACTAAACTAGATAAAG GAAACCTGGCAGCCGAGTATATCTGGGATACACAGTGTAAAAGTCATGATGCTGAAGGAGCATTCATAATATGTGGGACTCTTTACGTTGTCTACAACACACACTATGGTGGGCGGTCAACTGTACAGTGTCTCTATGATATTCACGACACCATCCACAG TGCTGAGAGTCCTGTGgtgttctttccaaaacgctacACAAGCCACAGCAGCATCCACTACCACCCTGGAGACAAACAGCTGTACGCCTGGGATGATGGCTACCAGACAATATACCAAGTAGAGACACATCCCAGTGATCAAATTACAGCTGAGTAA
- the olfml1 gene encoding olfactomedin-like protein 3 isoform X2 yields the protein MRAHLSTLNVMRSEVRSQLDSISARVERVERELEYLENKMPAQSDIEMEEALLEQQIKAAELDQIKRKAKIKVENDCNVALSQIKSLKMVKKMGDNAGSWFKDPSDGSAKVYLLSGIRNDTLLEYTSLQSFSEKVAVPPGKVVKLPSSWQGTGHIVYNGFLYYHKADTPNQILKVDLSNGTVVDSTILPNAGRLPVYSLNTNTYLDMAVDELGLWVIHADPEYDGNLVITKLDKGNLAAEYIWDTQCKSHDAEGAFIICGTLYVVYNTHYGGRSTVQCLYDIHDTIHSAESPVVFFPKRYTSHSSIHYHPGDKQLYAWDDGYQTIYQVETHPSDQITAE from the exons ATGCGAGCTCATCTGTCCACCTTGAATGTTATGAG ATCAGAGGTGAGGAGCCAGCTGGACAGCATCTCTGCACGTGTAGAGCGAGTGGAGAGAGAACTGGAATATCTCGAAAACAAAATGCCCGCACAATCGGATATCGAGATGGAGGAGGCGCTGCTTGAACAACAGATAAAAGCAGCAGAACTCGACCAGATAAAGAGGAAAGCTAAAATCAAAGTGGAAAATG ATTGCAATGTAGCCTTGAGTCAAATCAAGTCTctcaaaatggtgaaaaagatGGGAGATAACGCAGGCTCCTGGTTCAAGGACCCTTCTGATGGCTCAGCCAAG GTCTACCTGCTGAGTGGAATCCGGAACGACACACTGCTGGAGTACACATCGCTACAAAGCTTCTCAGAGAAAGTTGCGGTACCCCCGGGAAAAGTGGTCAAGTTGCCTTCTTCGTGGCAGGGAACAGGCCACATAGTCTACAATGGATTCCTCTACTACCACAAAGCAGACACGCCCAACCAGATACTAAAA GTTGACTTGTCCAATGGCACAGTGGTGGACAGCACCATTCTCCCAAATGCTGGTCGTCTCCCAGTGTACAGCTTGAATACCAACACTTACTTGGACATGGCTGTGGATGAACTAGGTCTTTGGGTCATTCATGCTGACCCGGAATACGATGGAAACTTGGTTATAACTAAACTAGATAAAG GAAACCTGGCAGCCGAGTATATCTGGGATACACAGTGTAAAAGTCATGATGCTGAAGGAGCATTCATAATATGTGGGACTCTTTACGTTGTCTACAACACACACTATGGTGGGCGGTCAACTGTACAGTGTCTCTATGATATTCACGACACCATCCACAG TGCTGAGAGTCCTGTGgtgttctttccaaaacgctacACAAGCCACAGCAGCATCCACTACCACCCTGGAGACAAACAGCTGTACGCCTGGGATGATGGCTACCAGACAATATACCAAGTAGAGACACATCCCAGTGATCAAATTACAGCTGAGTAA